In a single window of the Stigmatopora nigra isolate UIUO_SnigA chromosome 7, RoL_Snig_1.1, whole genome shotgun sequence genome:
- the cers2b gene encoding ceramide synthase 2 → MLSELSAWFWQERLWFPEGLGWADLEDRDGRVYAKATDLWVALPIALVFLIVRQVFERTVATPLASLLGVKETVRLRVPHNPTLESYYCKVSKNPTQVSIASLCKQTCSTERQVQRWFRRRRNQDRPSLLKKFREASWRFTFYLLAFIAGLAALIDKPWLYDVQEMWQGFPVLTLLPSQYWYYMIELGFYASLLFSVASDVKRKDFKEQIVHHVATILLICFSWCVNYIRAGTLIMLVHDSSDYFLESAKMFNYAGWRNACNYIFIVFAAVFIVTRLIIFPFRIIYCTWVYPISIYEPFFGYYFFNGLLMVLQCLHIFWAILIIRIAVRFLTHNEKVDDERSDKDETDDSDEEEEEDIQKVTKKNGPLQNGHVLHNNNHSKVE, encoded by the exons ATGCTGTCGGAGTTGAGTGCTTGGTTCTGGCAGGAACGGCTGTGGTTTCCGGAAGGCCTGGGATGGGCAGACCTAGAGGACCGGGACGGCCGAGTGTACGCCAAAGCAACGGATCTATGGGTGGCCCTGCCCATCGCCCTGGTATTCCTAATTGTCCGTCAGGTCTTTGAAAG gacggTGGCGACGCCTCTAGCCTCTTTATTAGGGGTAAAAGAAACAGTACGGCTCAGGGTGCCTCATAATCCCACACTGGAGTCCTACTACTGTAAAGTTTCCAAAAACCCCACACAG GTTTCAATAGCGAGTCTTTGCAAGCAAACGTGTTCCACGGAAAGACAAGTGCAACGATGGTTTAGAAGGCGGAGAAATCAAGACAGGCCCAGTTTACTGAAAAAGTTTCGAGAGGCCAG TTGGCGATTTACTTTTTACCTTCTTGCTTTTATTGCTGGCCTGGCAGCCCTTATTGAC AAACCTTGGCTTTACGACGTACAGGAGATGTGGCAAGGCTTTCCTGTGCTG ACTCTGCTACCATCTCAGTACTGGTACTACATGATCGAACTGGGTTTCTACGCCTCCCTGCTCTTCAGCGTGGCCTCTGATGTCAAACGCAAA GATTTCAAGGAGCAAATTGTTCATCATGTTGCAACCATCCTCCTTATCTGCTTCTCCTGGTGTGTCAACTACATCCGTGCTGGAACACTCATCATGCTGGTGCACGACTCCTCTGATTACTTCCTtgag TCTGCCAAGATGTTCAACTATGCTGGTTGGCGAAATGCATGCAACTATATCTTCATCGTATTCGCTGCAGTCTTCATCGTCACTCGCCTCATCATCTTCCCTTTCCG GATCATCTACTGCACTTGGGTGTACCCAATAAGCATCTACGAGCCCTTTTTTGGCTACTACTTCTTCAATGGCCTTCTGATGGTGCTACAATGTCTTCACATCTTCTGGGCCATTCTCATCATACGGATAGCTGTGCGCTTCCTCACACACAAT GAAAAGGTAGATGATGAAAGGAGCGACAAGGATGAGACAGACGATTCcgacgaggaggaagaggaggacatTCAAAAGGTCACCAAGAAAAATGGGCCGCTGCAGAACGGTCACGTACTGCACAACAATAACCACAGCAAAGTGGAATGA
- the celf3b gene encoding CUGBP Elav-like family member 3 isoform X1, with protein sequence MKEADAIKLFVGQIPRNLEEKDLKPIFEQFGKIYELTVIKDKYTGMHKGCAFLTYCARESALKAQSALHEQKTLPGMNRPIQVKPADSEGRGEDRKLFVGMLGKQQSDEDVRRLFEPFGSIDECTVLRGPDGTSKGCAFVKFQGHTEAQAAINSLHGSRTMPGASSSLVVKFADTEKERGLRRMQQVASQLGIFSPMTLNFPAYNAYTQAVNAQLVQQQALVAQSAYLSPVATVAAVQMQQMAALNANGIIATPITPITPSSGTNTPPTIAATPVPALPPPIGVNGYGTVPAPTNGQQGTETLYTNGVHTYQAQTPAALDPLQQAYAGMQHYTAAYPAAYGLVGQPFPQQPTLVAQQHQQPQQQQQREGPEGCNIFIYHLPQEFSDSEMLQMFLPFGNVISAKVFVDRATNQSKCFGFVSFDNPASAQAAIQAMNGFQIGMKRLKVQLKRPKDANRPY encoded by the exons ATGAAGGAGGCCGATGCCATCAAGTTGTTTGTGGGGCAGATTCCACGGAATCTGGAGGAGAAGGACCTCAAACCCATCTTTGAGCAGTTTGGCAAAATCTACGAGCTCACCGTGATAAAGGACAAATACACCGGCATGCACAAAG GATGTGCGTTTCTGACGTACTGCGCGAGGGAGTCTGCGCTGAAAGCCCAGAGCGCCCTTCACGAGCAGAAAACACTACCAGGG atGAATCGACCAATCCAAGTGAAACCAGCGGACAGTGAGGGCAGAGGCG AGGACAGGAAGTTGTTTGTTGGCATGCTTGGCAAGCAACAAAGCGACGAGGACGTTCGAAGGCTATTTGAGCCCTTTGGTAGCATAGACGAGTGCACTGTTTTGAGAGGACCTGACGGCACCAGCAAAG GGTGTGCATTTGTAAAATTCCAGGGACATACAGAAGCCCAGGCTGCAATCAATAGCCTGCATGGCAGTCGCACAATGCCT GGGGCGTCATCCAGTCTGGTGGTGAAGTTCGCCGACACAGAGAAGGAGCGAGGACTCAGGAGGATGCAGCAAGTGGCCTCCCAGCTGGGCATCTTCAGCCCCATGACCCTTAACTTCCCCGCCTACAATGCCTACACGCAGGCGGTCAACGCTCAG CTTGTCCAACAGCAGGCCCTGGTCGCCCAGTCGGCGTACTTGTCCCCCGTGGCGACAGTCGCCGCCGTACAGATGCAGCAGATGGCGGCGCTCAATGCCAACGGAATCATCGCCACGCCCATTACGCCCATCACGCCGTCTTCAG GGACAAACACTCCACCGACTATCGCAGCTACACCTGTGCCAGCTCTCCCTCCACCAATAGGAGTGAACGGTTATGGCACTGTGCCAGCGCCAACTAATGGGCAACAAGGAACAGAGACATTATACACCAATGGCGTTCATACATATCAAG CTCAAACCCCAGCAGCATTGGACCCACTACAACAAGCTTATGCTGGCATGCAACATTACACGG CAGCGTATCCTGCCGCCTACGGATTGGTCGGCCAGCCGTTCCCCCAGCAGCCAACACTGGTTGCCCAGCAACACCAGCAGCCCCAGCAACAGCAGCAAAGAGAAG gtCCTGAAGGATGCAACATCTTCATTTACCACCTGCCTCAGGAGTTTAGTGACTCTGAGATGCTCCAGATGTTCCTACCCTTTGGCAATGTCATCTCGGCTAAGGTGTTTGTTGACCGGGCCACTAACCAGAGCAAATGTTTTG GATTTGTGAGTTTCGACAACCCTGCCAGCGCTCAGGCTGCCATCCAGGCGATGAACGGCTTCCAGATCGGCATGAAGAGACTCAAAGTGCAGCTCAAGAGGCCCAAGGATGCCAACCGTCCATATTGA
- the celf3b gene encoding CUGBP Elav-like family member 3 isoform X2, with the protein MNRPIQVKPADSEGRGEDRKLFVGMLGKQQSDEDVRRLFEPFGSIDECTVLRGPDGTSKGCAFVKFQGHTEAQAAINSLHGSRTMPGASSSLVVKFADTEKERGLRRMQQVASQLGIFSPMTLNFPAYNAYTQAVNAQLVQQQALVAQSAYLSPVATVAAVQMQQMAALNANGIIATPITPITPSSGTNTPPTIAATPVPALPPPIGVNGYGTVPAPTNGQQGTETLYTNGVHTYQAQTPAALDPLQQAYAGMQHYTAAYPAAYGLVGQPFPQQPTLVAQQHQQPQQQQQREGPEGCNIFIYHLPQEFSDSEMLQMFLPFGNVISAKVFVDRATNQSKCFGFVSFDNPASAQAAIQAMNGFQIGMKRLKVQLKRPKDANRPY; encoded by the exons atGAATCGACCAATCCAAGTGAAACCAGCGGACAGTGAGGGCAGAGGCG AGGACAGGAAGTTGTTTGTTGGCATGCTTGGCAAGCAACAAAGCGACGAGGACGTTCGAAGGCTATTTGAGCCCTTTGGTAGCATAGACGAGTGCACTGTTTTGAGAGGACCTGACGGCACCAGCAAAG GGTGTGCATTTGTAAAATTCCAGGGACATACAGAAGCCCAGGCTGCAATCAATAGCCTGCATGGCAGTCGCACAATGCCT GGGGCGTCATCCAGTCTGGTGGTGAAGTTCGCCGACACAGAGAAGGAGCGAGGACTCAGGAGGATGCAGCAAGTGGCCTCCCAGCTGGGCATCTTCAGCCCCATGACCCTTAACTTCCCCGCCTACAATGCCTACACGCAGGCGGTCAACGCTCAG CTTGTCCAACAGCAGGCCCTGGTCGCCCAGTCGGCGTACTTGTCCCCCGTGGCGACAGTCGCCGCCGTACAGATGCAGCAGATGGCGGCGCTCAATGCCAACGGAATCATCGCCACGCCCATTACGCCCATCACGCCGTCTTCAG GGACAAACACTCCACCGACTATCGCAGCTACACCTGTGCCAGCTCTCCCTCCACCAATAGGAGTGAACGGTTATGGCACTGTGCCAGCGCCAACTAATGGGCAACAAGGAACAGAGACATTATACACCAATGGCGTTCATACATATCAAG CTCAAACCCCAGCAGCATTGGACCCACTACAACAAGCTTATGCTGGCATGCAACATTACACGG CAGCGTATCCTGCCGCCTACGGATTGGTCGGCCAGCCGTTCCCCCAGCAGCCAACACTGGTTGCCCAGCAACACCAGCAGCCCCAGCAACAGCAGCAAAGAGAAG gtCCTGAAGGATGCAACATCTTCATTTACCACCTGCCTCAGGAGTTTAGTGACTCTGAGATGCTCCAGATGTTCCTACCCTTTGGCAATGTCATCTCGGCTAAGGTGTTTGTTGACCGGGCCACTAACCAGAGCAAATGTTTTG GATTTGTGAGTTTCGACAACCCTGCCAGCGCTCAGGCTGCCATCCAGGCGATGAACGGCTTCCAGATCGGCATGAAGAGACTCAAAGTGCAGCTCAAGAGGCCCAAGGATGCCAACCGTCCATATTGA